The following DNA comes from Methanosarcina vacuolata Z-761.
ACCTTTCCTGTCAAGAACGGAAACTGCGAACCAGTACAGTAAAAAAATACTCAGTGCAATGCTTGTGCCATTCAAGGGAATTCTCCGAGTTATTGAACTGAACAAATTATAATTAAGCTTAACCGTTCATGAATTAAACGTAAAGTTCGCGAATTAAGCCAAATCAGTTGTTAATTAAATTTAATCAGCTATGAAGTAAGTTAAATTGGTATGTAATCTAGTATAAATTTTAATATTTATTTTAGTATATGGTTTAGTATATATTTTAGTATAAATTTTAGTACATATTTTAATATGAAATTTATATTAAAATTTGGCATGAAATTTAATATAAAACTAATATAAATCATAATATATATTTTGATATGCTTTTTAATATAAAATTTATAGTAATTTTAATATAAACTTTATTTTAAAGCTAATATAAATTTTAATATATATTTTGATATGTTTTTTAATATAAAACTTATATTAAATTTTAATATAAACTTTAATATAAATCTGATATAATTTTTAATATCCATTTTGGTATAAATTTTGAATTAAACTGTATATAAGAATTAAACTGTATATACAAAACTGTTGAGAAAAATATATTTATAAATTTTTTTATTGTTGCTATGTATATATAAACGTTAACATCGTTATTATATAACTCTGCGTATAATGTTCTGCGCCAATTAATTCATTGTGTTAAGTTCTACTGCTCAATATGATATAAAAATATTATATTATGCCTTACTATTTTGAATCAATATATATTCCGTTCCTTTTCAAAAATACTCTTATCTGGAAAAGGATACATAGCAATACATACTAATTATATAAAAATATATATGAAAGTTTATATAATAGCCAATGCCGAGACATTTTATAGCCAATGCCCGGGAGTTCGAATGCCAGGTAGATAGACACTATTTACAGATGGAATAATGTGCTTTAAATTAAATATCTTGTTCACTAAATCAGGTTTCTGTGGAGATCAGGTTTCTGTGGAGATCAGGTTTCCGTGAGGTGTCTGCTTATGCTTGGAATTGTGTATATTACCGCAGGAAACATGAAGAATGCGTCACAGATTGCAAGAGAACTGGTTTCAAAGAGGCTTGCAGCCTGTGTGAATATGTTTCCGGTATCTTCGGTTTACCGATGGAAGGAAGAGATTGAAGAAGACAATGAGATTGCCATGTTTGTAAAAACTGATTCTTCACGCTTTGAAGAAATCACAAAGCTTGTAAAGTCGCTACATACATACGAGATGCCTGCAATAGAATTCTGGGGAATTGAAGGAGAAAAGGAGTATCTTGACTGGGTTCATGTTAACAGTTCAGGCGAAGAAACCAAAAAATAAGGCAAGACTTAAAGTTTGAAGGCTGAAGGCCTGAAATCGAAAAACCTAGTTAATAACGGCAATAACTCCCGAATTTAAATTTTTACAGAACTGGTTTACTTATAGAATTAGTTTAATTTTCAAGAGATTCTACTTACAGGATTTTGCAGAATAGTTTGTTTACAGGATTAGGTTTATATGTTAGTTCTATCGTTACCTTATTGGATTCCGTAAATGCGGGAGTAACCAAGCGGTCAACGGTGGCAGACTCAAGATCTGTTCGTGCAGACGTTCAGGGGTTCGAATCCCTTCTCCCGCACTAAAATTATTAAGTTTTTCCTATCTTTTTTAGATTATTGTTTTCGCTCAAATTCTCTAATTCTATCTAATTCTATTACATTTCTTTTAAGTTGCGGCAAGCAACTCAGTCAAGGTACTGTATTCAAAGTACAATATAGAGGACTAAATAATATCAAAGGTAAACAAACCAACATGCAAGAGTTGCCCAGCCAGGTCAAACGCGCCAGGTTCAGAGCCTGGTCTCGTAGGAGTTCGTGCGTTCGAATCACACCTCTCGCACTAAATTTTTAATTAACTCTTATTTTCACTTAAATTATCTAATTCTATTTCATACGTCTTTGAGTAAGTGGGTTCTGGTGCAAAAATACTATTTCCGCAGTTTGATACTATAATTTCTACCTTTAGGTACCATTTTCCCAGGTGATGATATTTGATTAACTTTCCTAATTGCGAAGGATTACACTGATTTTTCAAGGAAGCCAGATTTTTTGCAACGGAACCTATCTCTTTGGGTAAAAGTAAAGAGACTCGTACGCTTACATTTTCAGTAAGTGACACCACGACCGAGAAGTAAAACAAAAAAATAAGATGAAGATATTGAATCTTCATCTTATTTTTTTGTTTATTTTCTTATTACTTTCCTTACTTTCTTTTATGCAAAAATACAGCAAGCAAGCTAACCACACCGTAAATAGTTTCAAATCCAGGTGTTTTCATACTTCCATTCCTAGAAGTTTTTGGGCTTTGCGTCTGCTCTACAGTTTTTTCTCCTATAAAATTTCCCAAGGCCTGAGGAGAGCCTCCTACAGGCACTGTGGCTGTAACAGAGTCGGTTGAGGTGTCAATTACAGATACAGTGTTGCTGACAGAGTTCACCACATATACTTTTGTCCCTGCAGGATTGACTGCAACTCCGTAAGGATAGCTTCCTACAGGCACAGTGGCTGTAACAGAATTGGTTGAGGTGTCGATTACAGAGACAGTATTGTTGCCATCATTTGACACATATTCCTTTGACACATATACCTTTCTTCCATCTGGAGTGATCGCAATTCCGTAAAGATAGCTTCCTACATTTACAGTAGCTGTAACTTTATTGGTTGCAGTGTCAATTACAGAAACAGTGCCGTTTCCAGTAGCCATGTCATTGCTCTCCACATATACCTTTGTTCCCATCCGGTTGACTACAACTCCATAAGGAGAGCTACTTACATTCACAGTAGCTGAAACAGTATTGCTTGCTGCGTCAATTACAGAAACATTGTTGCTGTTTATATTTGTCACATATACTTTTGTTCCTGCCGAGTTGACTGCAACTCCGAAGGGAGAGCTTCCTGCAGGCACAGTGGCTGTAACAGTGTTTGTAGCTGTATCAATTACAGATACGCTGTCACTGCCAGAGTTCGTTACATATACCTTTGTTCCTGCCGAGTTGACTGCAACTCCATAAGGAGAGCTCCCTACAGGCACAGTAGCTGAAACAGTGTTTGTAGCTGTATCAATTACAGATACGCTATCACTGCCAGAGTTTGTTACATATGCCTTTGTTCCCGCAGAATTGACTGCGACCCCCCAAGGTGAGGGACCGACATCCACCGTGGCTATAACAGTGTTTGTAGTTGTGTCAATTACGGAGACATTGTTGTCCCAAGAGTTCGTAATATACGCATATGGTCCCATGGATGAAGAATTCTTAACATCTATTTCGTTTGTCTTTGAATCTGTACCGTTCGCATTGCTTACTGTCAAGTTAACTTTATAGGTTCCTGCTTTGGAGTAAACATGCGTTGGATTCTGATGTGTTGAATTAGCTCCATCTCCAAAATTCCATTCCCATACAGTAGGTGTACCTTTGGTTTTGTCAGTAAAGGTGACATTCAGAGGCGCCTTTCCAAAGAGAGGGGATACAGAGAAAGCAGCAACTGGAGGAAGTTTGACAGGGAAATGGCAGATGAAATCATTTTCAGAGGAAGCATCAAATGGGAGTTTTGAACTAAGATTATACATGTAGAGATAGGGGATTCCATTGCGATAATTCATCCAGGCTATCCTATCATCATAGATGGCAGGACTATCTGCTGATACACTGAAAACGAGTGGAGTTTCGATGGAAGTAGAAAGGTTGTACATGTAGAGACAGGAGGGACCACGAGAATCAATCCATACTATCCGGTCTCCGTAAATAACAGGGGGGTTTGCGGATCCGCTGTTGGTTATTTGAGTTTTATTGGAGGTGGAAATATTGTACATATATATATCGAAGCTTCCATTGTAAATATCCCAGTGCTCCCACACTATTATGTCTCCGTATATAGCAGGGTTAATTTCAGATCCATCTGTGGTGATTTTAGTTTCCATATGAGTGGAGATATTGTACATATAGAGGTTGAGATCTAAGTTTCCATTGCGATTATCCACCCAAACTATCCTGTCACCAGAGATAGCAGGATTCCCTTGAGTTGAGTTACTAGTGGTTATCTGGGTTTCAGTGGAAGTGAAGATATTATACATATAGACATTGGAGCCATTTCCATTACGACTATCTGCCCACACTATCCTATCACCAGAGATTGAAGGGTTACCTTTAGTTGAGTTATTGGTAGTTATCTGGGTTTTAGCGGAAGTGGAGATATTATACATGTAGATATCGGAGTTTCCATTGCGATTATCCGCCCACACTATCCTATCACCATAGATTACAGGATTGGTTGCTGATCTGTGGTTAGTGACCTGAGTTTCGTTGTGAGTGGAGAGATCGTACATGTAGATATCGGAGTTTCCATTGCGATTATCTGTCCACACTATCCTATCACCATAGATAGCAGCAATCGATCCTGTGGTAATATCTACTGATTCTTCATTGGCAGAATTCTCCTCTGATACTTCGGTAATAGAATTCTCCTTTGATGCTATAGTATTATCCACTAATCGGTTGGTGATCATCGAAGTTTCAGTTATTGTGGGCGAAGCGCTTTGTGCAGAAGCCATCGATGCTGCAGATGAAATGAGAATTAAAAATAAAGGAAGTGCTATTAAAGCTAAAACAACTTGGTCTGATCTTTCCTTCTTTCTCATTATATTTTCAGCCTTTACTTTATATCATTTACAAAAGATATAAGATTAATACTAAAATTTATACACAATTCTTAAAGTTTTTGTTTTTAATCTAAAATTTATAAGAATAGTAGGATTTTTTATGGATAATATAATCCTATTTGCCTTATTTTTTACTAAACTCCCAATTGACCAATAGGAATCTAGACTTGTCATAACTTGTTTTACCCATCAGTCATTCTTCTGTAGTTAAAAAATGTTAATAGTTCTAATTAATACTATTTATCAAAATATACATACGATTAAAGTGAATGGTGTTTAATTCAAGTCTTACTGAGCACGTAGTAGCAAAAAAACCATAAAGTAAGTCAGTTCATTCTAAGACCACAAGATAAGTTTTCTTTTGTTGGAAGAATAATTTCCTCGTCTTAATATCTATTGTAGGGGTTCTTATGAGACAACTCTAACTTATTGTAAAAATACTGTTCTAACTAATAGTAAAAATACTATTTAGAAGATCTTACTGAAAAAATCAGCACGTAAGCAGGAAATTTTTTACCAAGGTTAAAAAGCTAATTCAAAACATTTATTTTTACTAACTGTTATAATATAAACTGTATAATATCATTCAAAAGAAAAATCGTGATTTAAGATAGTGAAACTTACCCCCCTTAATGTGAAAATTCGTAAAAAGAGCAAAAGTTAAAAATAAACGAGAATAACTGAGTACACGGCAAGAAATCACAAAACCACTAGCTGAGAAAGCATAGGATAGACAGTGTATCGACAGTGTATCCCTGAAAAATATGAGAATCATTTCCATGTGCTTGCTCTTTCCATGCATTCCAACCTCATGATTTAGAGGAATAACAATGATCACAGGTGAACTGAAAAACAAAATAGACCGCATATGGGACACTTTCTGGTCCGGCGGCATAGCAAACCCCCTTGAGGTTATCGAACAAATTACCTACCTGCTATTTTTACGGAGGCTGGACGACCTCCAGACGCTTGAAGAAAACAAATCAGTCCGCCTTAAACGCCCTATGGAACGCCGTATTTTTCCTGAAGGCCAGGACGATAAGGGCCGATCTTACGAAGACCTGCGCTGGTCCCATTTCAAAAACTTTACTCCGGCAGAGATGTTTACAATAGTCAGCGAACACGTCTTCCCCTTCCTGCGAAACCTGGGCGGAGACGACTCAACCTATGCCAAACACATGGAAGGCGCCCGCTTCACCATTCCCACGCCTGCCCTGCTTTCAAGAGTGGTGGACCTTCTTGACGACGTGCCGATGGAAGACCGTGATACCAAAGGCGACCTATACGAGTATATGCTCGGCAAGATCGCATCTGCTGGCCAGAACGGACAGTTCAGGACCCCGCGCCATATTATCCGCCTGATGGTTGAGCTTACTTCGCCGCAGCCGACAGACATCATATGCGACCCCGCGTGCGGGACAGCCGGATTTCTGGTATGCGCTGGCGAACACCTGCGGGAACACTACCCGAATATCTTGCACGACGAAAAGCTGAAACAGCACTTCCACCAGGATATGTTCCATGGATTCGATTTCGATAACACCATGCTCCGCATAGGCAGCATGAATATGCTCCTGCACGGCGTGGAAAACCCGGACATCCGCTACCGCGACTCTCTTGCCCAGGACTATTCCAGCGACGAAGAAGCTTATACTCTTGTCCTTGCAAATCCTCCTTTTGCCGGCTCGCTGGACTATGAGAGCACTTCTAAGGAACTCCTGAAGGTCGTCAAGACCAAAAAGACCGAACTGCTTTTCGTTGCCCTTTTTATGCGCCTTTTGAAGCCAGGCGGGCGGGCGGCTGTTATCGTTCCTGACGGCGTGCTTTTCGGCTCAAGCAAAGCCCATAAGGAGCTTCGCCGCATGCTTGTCGAGGAGCAGAAGCTTGACGCGGTTGTTTCACTTCCGGGCGGCGTTTTCAAGCCATATGCCGGTGTTTCTACTGCTATCCTCCTTTTCACGAAAACAAATTCAGGAGGCACAGACCATGTCTGGTTCTACGATATGCAGGCCGACGGCTGGAGCCTTGACGATAAACGGAGCCCGCTTTTGAGCGAGGACAAACTGGGCCCTGTTCCTTCAACCGGGCTTAACGAGGACGAGCACGCCAAAAATAACCTTCCTGACGTCTTTGCCCGCTGGCAGGAGCGCAATAAGAGTGAACTTAAACGCGCCAGGACCGAGCAGAGTTTCTGCGTGCCAAAAGCCGACATTGAAGCCCAGGGGTACGACCTTTCCCTCAACCGCTACAAGGAAGTTGTGTATGAAGAAGTGGAATACAGAGCCCCGAAAGAGATACTCGAAAGCCTCGCAAAGCTGGAAGTTGAGATTCAGCAGAGGATGAAAGAACTGGAAGGGATGTTAGGATGAGTGCCACCCTTCATATGGAAAAGCTTTGCAATGTTGCTGAACTGAACCCAAAATTCAAGGAAAAACTGAAAAGCGACTCAAGTGTTTCTTTTGTGCCAATGGCAGCAGTTCTAGCCGAGATGAGCACAGTAACCGGCGAAGAAAAACAATATTGTGAAGTAAGTAAGGGCTACACATCCTTTGTTGATGGCGATGTGCTGGTTGCAAAAATCACTCCCTGTTTCGAGAACGGAAAAATTACTCAGGCGAAACTAAAAAATAGAGTGGGATTCGGTTCAACAGAGTTTCACGTAGTTCGTCCTGTTGAAGGAAAATTAGATGCACGTTATTTACTTCACTTCTTAAGACAGGAACGTATCCGACTAGAGGGTGAAAGAAAGATGACTGGCAGTGCAGGACAACGCCGTGTACCTGCGAATTTTCTTGGTAGTTTGGAAATCCCTCTTCTCCCCTTACCAGAGCAAAAGAGAATTGCAGATATTCTGGATCGTGCGGAGGCTCTTCGAGCTAAACGTCGAGTAACTCTCGACCAGCTTGATGAACTTGTTCAATCTATTTTTATTGAGATGTTTGGAGATCCTCGCTCTCCAACTAAAAGAAAAAATGAAAAAATTAGAGTGAGAGATGTAATCGACATCATTGTCCCAACTAGAGATAAACCAAAAAGTTTTACAGGAAATATTCCATGGATCACTCTTCCTGATCTTGCAAATTCCATTTACATCGAAGATTCAAAATATAAACTCTCGAAAGAAGAAGCAAGACCTACAAAAACTCGTTTGTTCCCGAAAGAGACTGTCATTCTTAGCTGTGCCGGAAGCTTGGGAAAGGTTGCAATATCTACGAATGAAGTTTATACTAATCAACAATTTTATGGTTTGGTATGTGATAAAAAAAGAATAATTCCTGAATTCTTAGCGTATTATCTTTTACTTCTTGGTGAAGATTATTATCGAGGTATTAGTGGAACCTCAATTCTAGCTTTCTTCAAAAAGGAGTCTGCGCTAAATATCGAGATCATGCTTCCTGAGATCTCCAATCAAATACATTTTTCACAAACCGTTAAACAAATAGAAAAAATTAAGCAATCTCAGCAGCAATCTCTTCTCGAACTCAATAACCTCTTTGATTCACTAGCGCATGAAGCCTTCACTGGAAAACTTTTTTCACATCAATTATTTGAGCAAGAAATAGAGAATGGAGTAAAGATATGACCAATTTTGCCTTTCTCGAAGCCGAATGGCCTTCTTTGTATGAGGCAGCCGAAAAAGCCTCAAATGCGGTTTATCCTGACCCTCGCACTGCCTGTTTTTACGCTCGCAGGGCTCTGGAACTGGCTGTGCAGTGGATATACAAGTACGATTATTCACTGCTCCTGCCGTATCAGGAAAATTTGAGTGCTCTCATTCATGAGCCTACATTCAAAAAAGTTGCGGGAGAGGCAATCTTCAACAAAGCACGGGTCATTATCCAGCTTGGAAACGAGGCTGTGCACAGCAACAGTTCCATTCAGGCATATGATTCAGTGACAGCCGTGAGTGAACTTTTCCACATAACCTACTGGCTGGCACGCACCTATGCCCGAAAAGAAAAGCCTGAGCCCGGGCTGAGCTTCAACCCTGACGACCTGCCGAAAACAACAGTCCCGAAGCAGACAATAGAGCAGCTTCAAAACCTGGAAAACAGCCTCCGGGAAAAAGACGAAAAACTCTCTCTACTTCTGGCCGACAAATCCGCAATGGACGAAGAACTAAAACGCCTGCGTGCCGAGGTTGCAAAGGCAAAAGAAGCTTCAGCCCTACAGCCGGACACACACGACTATTCCGAAGCTGAGACCCGAAAAAGCCTGATTGACCTCCTGCTTAAAGAGGCAGGCTGGGCCCTTGACAAAGCTCAGGACAGGGAATTTGAAGTCTCAGGCATGCCAAACGAAAGCGGGGTCGGTTTTGTAGACTACGTGCTCTGGGGCGACGACGGAAAGCCCCTTGCCCTCGTTGAAGCAAAGCGCACTACCAGAGACCCGCAGGTCGGCCAGCAGCAGGCAAAACTCTACGCCGACTGCCTGGAAAAACAATTCGGGCAAAGGCCTGTGATCTTCTATTCAAACGGGTACGAAAACTGGATCTGGGACGATTCCAGTTATCCTCCGAGGCAGGTGCAGGGTTTCTACAAAAAATCCGAACTCGAACTCCTTATCCAGCGGAGAAGCAGCCGCAGGTCTCTTTCTGGAGCCAGAATTAACTCAAAAATTGCAGACCGCTACTATCAGAGCCGGGCCATCCGCCGCATAGGAGAATCCATTGAACAGGACAACGACAGAAAAGCCCTGGTAGTAATGGCAACAGGCGCTGGCAAGACCCGTACAGTCATTGCACTCTGCGATCTTCTCATGCGCTGCAACTGGGTTAAACGCGTGCTTTTCCTGGCCGACAGGGTAGCTCTGGTCAACCAGGCAGTAAACTCCTTCAAGCGGCACCTCCCTGACTCCGCACCTGTGAACCTTGTAACGGAAAAGGACACCGACGGGAGAGTGTTCGTTTCAACCTACCCGACAATGATGAAGCAGATCGAAGAAATGAACAACGGACAGCGCCGCTTTGGGTCCGGGCATTTCGACCTTGTAATTATCGATGAAGCGCACCGTTCTGTTTTCAAGAAGTACAGGGCGATTTTCGACTACTTTGACTCTTTCCTTGTTGGCCTTACAGCAACGCCCAAAAATGAAATCGAACGAAATACCTACAGCCTCTTTGACCTTGAACCCGGCGTTCCCACAGACGCCTACCAGCTCGAAGAAGCTGTAAAAGACGGTTTCCTTGTCCCTCCAAAAGCAGTTTCAGTTCCCCTGAAGTTCCAGCGCCAGGGGATCAATTATGACGACCTCTCAGACGAGGACAAGGAACAGTGGGAATCTCTTGACTGGGGAGACGAGGAAGGCGAAATTCCTGGCCGTGTAGAAGCCGATGCCGTCAACAAATGGCTGTTTAACAAAGACACCGTAGACAAAGTGCTGGCTCACCTGATGGAACGGGGCCTGAAAGTCGCTGGCGGTGACCGCCTGGGCAAGACAATCCTCTTTGCAAAAAACCAGGCTCACGCTGAGTATATTGCCGAGCGGTTCAATGCCAGTTATCCGCATTTCAAAGGCGAGTTTGCCCGTGTTATAACTTTCAAGACCGAATACGCCCAGAGCCTGATAGACAACTTCTCTATCAAAGAAAAAGCCCCTCACATTGCCATCTCAGTGGACATGCTTGACACAGGGATCGATGTGCCTGAGGTCGTAAATCTTGTTTTCTTCAAACTGGTGCGTTCCAGGACAAAGTTCTGGCAGATGTTAGGACGCGGTACCCGTCTCTGTCCCGACCTTTTCGAACCCGGAACAGACAAACAGTTCTTTTATCTTTTTGATTACTGCCAGAACCTGGAGTTTTTCAGCCAGAACCCGGAAACCACAGACGGTTCACTGGGAGATTCTCTTGGCACGCGCCTGTTCAAGTCACGTCTTGAATTGCTCTCAGTGCTTGACCGAAAACTTGAATCTGACAGCGATTGCGAAGCCGGTGCCGAGACCTCGGAAATATACGGTGAACCGAAAACGGAAGCCGAAGTCCGCTTTTCGGTTGCCGGAATGCTGCACAGCGAAATTGCCTCAATGAACCTGGACAACTTCGTAGTGCGTCCAAGGAGGAGGCTGGTCGAAAAATACTCAAAACCCGAAGCCTGGATAAAATTATCCAGCGAAGACCTCTCCGAGCTTTCCCATGAAATCGCAGTTCTTCCCTCAGAATTACAACCGGAAGCCGAGGAAGCAAAACGTTTTGATCTCCTGGTCCTGAACCTGCAACTGGCTTTACTGCGTGCCGAGCCTGCCTTTGAGCGCCTGACCAATCAGGTAAGAAATATCGCAGGTCTCCTTGAAGAAAAATCAGCCATTCCAATGGTACGTGACCAGATGGCTCTAATTCTTGATGTGCAGACCGATGAATGGTGGGAGAATGTGACAACTCCCATGCTGGAATCTCTTAGACGGCGCCTCCGAAACCTGGTTAAACTCGTAGAAAAACACCACAAAAAGCCGATTTACACTGACTTCAAAGACGAAATTGGCAGCGAAACCGACGTGGAATTACCGGGCTTTGCCGAAGCCGGAGATTTTGAAAAGTTTCGCGCAAAGACCCGTGCCTTCCTCCTGGAACATCAGGACAATAATGTAATCCACAAGCTCCGGATGAATATCCCACTGGCTGCACCCGATCTTGACGAACTGGAACGGATACTCTCTGAAAGCGGGCTGGGAGGGCCGGAAGAAATTGTCCGTGCCAGAGAGGTGTCAAACGGCCTCGGCCTCTTCGTGCGTTCACTCATAGGGCTTGATAGGGAAGCTGCAAAACAGTCGCTGGCCACATTCCTTACAGGTAAGACCCTGACTGCAAACCAGATAGAGTTCATAAACCTGATAATTAATCATCTTACCGAACACGGAGCAATGGACGCTGCATTACTTTACGAGTCGCCATTTACCGACCTTACGCCACAGGGCCCAGATGGGCTTTTCACCTCAACTCAAATTGATGAATTGATAGCTACATTGGAACAGATCACGGCAACAGCATTAGTGCCCCCATGCTCGCAACAAATTACGGCTTGAAAATCTTTTGAGATGCTTTGGATAAGTAAGACTTTCAAACAATGGCAGGGAATTTATTCAATGCCCATTTTGAATGAACGGAAAAGGGTTAAACATAAATCACACAATTAACATTATTTAAAAAAGAGTTTTCGGAGTGAGTCGACCAAATTTTGTAACTAGCCGACTGAGTTTACTGCCGATTCAATTTAGTAGTTGGTTTTTAGTAAATGTTACGTATTAAGCCCGGAAGCAAGAGCTTTTTACAGGCTTCTTAAGGCTTCGCGGTGTCAATCAAATCCAGGATTCTCAGAGCAAGATGTGCGCCGTTTGCTCCATTATCGATCCCTACGCTTCCGACAGGCACTCCTGGGGGCATCTGGGCAATGGAGAGCAGGGCATCGAGTCCGCCAAGTTTCGCGCTTACCGGGACTCCTACTACAGGTCTTTTTGTCCTGGAAGCTACAACCCCGGGAAGGGCTGCGGACAAACCTGCAATCGTAATAAAGACCTTTGCATCAGTGCTTGAGACATAATTTTCAAGTTCTTCAGGGTTCCTGTGAGCAGAGATAACCATTACTTCGTAAGTGTATTTACTCTTTTCAAGCACGGATACCGCACGGTTGGCGATAGGCCTATCGGATTCGGAACCCATAATTACTGAGATATCAACCATTTTTAGCTTCTCCTGAGCAGTCAGGGCAGGCTTCCTTTGCCGCTTAACTCGTTTTGGCGTTCAATACTCATCCTGATAAGAGTCTCAAAAATAGACTTTACAGACCCAAGATCAAGGTTGAGCTCGGTTGCGGCATTTAAAGCTCTGTTAATTACAACCTCATTTTGCTTCTGGTCATTTATCGAAGTCCCATTTATTCTTTTTGATTCAAGTACTCTTTCAGCCAGATTTACTCTTCTATCAATGAGGGCAAGAATTTCCCCATCAATCTCTTCTATTTCTCTGCGGACATCCTCAAGTTCGCTCAAGTGAACCCCTCGTTTTCTAAAGACATTGCGTCTCTGTTATTTATAGAGGTTTCTATAACCCTGCCTTCGATCCCACAGCTTTCCCAGGCCGACCTGAGTTCTTCAATCTGGTTTTCTTTGACAAGCGCAACATACGCCGGGCCCGACCCGGATAGACTTGCCCCTTTTACACCACATTCCAGGGCTCGAAGAATGCACTCAGTATCAAAACCAAGAGCGCTGCAGTAGAGAAAACCGTTTAAAGTCATTGCTTTTTCATACTCTCCTGCAAGTGCAAGTTCATATGCCATATCTATATACGGAGCAATGAGTTCTGAACGTTTAACATTTGTTTGTGAACTGAACACTTTTCTGTTAGGCGCAAAAATCAGGACTTTGGAATTGTATTCTTCTCTTTTAATCAGTTTCAATTCCCGGTTATCAGTGATCACAACTCCGCCGAAAAAAGAAGCACATGCGTCATCAAAAGATCCTGTTATGGTTACTTTTGCTTCTCTTGCAGCTTTTACCCCAAGTTTCACAGCATCAAGAGGAGGCATTGATTCACCTATAGCGTTTAAAGTTGCCAGCACAGTTGCATTGGCGGCTGCACTGCTGCTCTTAAGTCCACCTGCAAGAGGAATATTGCTGCTTGTTTTTACCTTGCCCCCAAGTTTAA
Coding sequences within:
- the cutA gene encoding divalent-cation tolerance protein CutA, giving the protein MLGIVYITAGNMKNASQIARELVSKRLAACVNMFPVSSVYRWKEEIEEDNEIAMFVKTDSSRFEEITKLVKSLHTYEMPAIEFWGIEGEKEYLDWVHVNSSGEETKK
- a CDS encoding class I SAM-dependent DNA methyltransferase, which translates into the protein MITGELKNKIDRIWDTFWSGGIANPLEVIEQITYLLFLRRLDDLQTLEENKSVRLKRPMERRIFPEGQDDKGRSYEDLRWSHFKNFTPAEMFTIVSEHVFPFLRNLGGDDSTYAKHMEGARFTIPTPALLSRVVDLLDDVPMEDRDTKGDLYEYMLGKIASAGQNGQFRTPRHIIRLMVELTSPQPTDIICDPACGTAGFLVCAGEHLREHYPNILHDEKLKQHFHQDMFHGFDFDNTMLRIGSMNMLLHGVENPDIRYRDSLAQDYSSDEEAYTLVLANPPFAGSLDYESTSKELLKVVKTKKTELLFVALFMRLLKPGGRAAVIVPDGVLFGSSKAHKELRRMLVEEQKLDAVVSLPGGVFKPYAGVSTAILLFTKTNSGGTDHVWFYDMQADGWSLDDKRSPLLSEDKLGPVPSTGLNEDEHAKNNLPDVFARWQERNKSELKRARTEQSFCVPKADIEAQGYDLSLNRYKEVVYEEVEYRAPKEILESLAKLEVEIQQRMKELEGMLG
- a CDS encoding PKD domain-containing protein; this translates as MDNTIASKENSITEVSEENSANEESVDITTGSIAAIYGDRIVWTDNRNGNSDIYMYDLSTHNETQVTNHRSATNPVIYGDRIVWADNRNGNSDIYMYNISTSAKTQITTNNSTKGNPSISGDRIVWADSRNGNGSNVYMYNIFTSTETQITTSNSTQGNPAISGDRIVWVDNRNGNLDLNLYMYNISTHMETKITTDGSEINPAIYGDIIVWEHWDIYNGSFDIYMYNISTSNKTQITNSGSANPPVIYGDRIVWIDSRGPSCLYMYNLSTSIETPLVFSVSADSPAIYDDRIAWMNYRNGIPYLYMYNLSSKLPFDASSENDFICHFPVKLPPVAAFSVSPLFGKAPLNVTFTDKTKGTPTVWEWNFGDGANSTHQNPTHVYSKAGTYKVNLTVSNANGTDSKTNEIDVKNSSSMGPYAYITNSWDNNVSVIDTTTNTVIATVDVGPSPWGVAVNSAGTKAYVTNSGSDSVSVIDTATNTVSATVPVGSSPYGVAVNSAGTKVYVTNSGSDSVSVIDTATNTVTATVPAGSSPFGVAVNSAGTKVYVTNINSNNVSVIDAASNTVSATVNVSSSPYGVVVNRMGTKVYVESNDMATGNGTVSVIDTATNKVTATVNVGSYLYGIAITPDGRKVYVSKEYVSNDGNNTVSVIDTSTNSVTATVPVGSYPYGVAVNPAGTKVYVVNSVSNTVSVIDTSTDSVTATVPVGGSPQALGNFIGEKTVEQTQSPKTSRNGSMKTPGFETIYGVVSLLAVFLHKRK
- a CDS encoding restriction endonuclease subunit S; the encoded protein is MSATLHMEKLCNVAELNPKFKEKLKSDSSVSFVPMAAVLAEMSTVTGEEKQYCEVSKGYTSFVDGDVLVAKITPCFENGKITQAKLKNRVGFGSTEFHVVRPVEGKLDARYLLHFLRQERIRLEGERKMTGSAGQRRVPANFLGSLEIPLLPLPEQKRIADILDRAEALRAKRRVTLDQLDELVQSIFIEMFGDPRSPTKRKNEKIRVRDVIDIIVPTRDKPKSFTGNIPWITLPDLANSIYIEDSKYKLSKEEARPTKTRLFPKETVILSCAGSLGKVAISTNEVYTNQQFYGLVCDKKRIIPEFLAYYLLLLGEDYYRGISGTSILAFFKKESALNIEIMLPEISNQIHFSQTVKQIEKIKQSQQQSLLELNNLFDSLAHEAFTGKLFSHQLFEQEIENGVKI